A region from the Cannabis sativa cultivar Pink pepper isolate KNU-18-1 chromosome 9, ASM2916894v1, whole genome shotgun sequence genome encodes:
- the LOC115723981 gene encoding uncharacterized protein LOC115723981 has protein sequence MSSLHGFWELQSNFVAHLHELGCERWSKSDANKLKINVDSAVFAAENAYGSGIVVRDDGRRLIEAFATYVTGDVQPELAEIMGIKEALSWVKRKGIQDVVIESDSLLLIQALDSSIRMPSLFGLMVVECQTLLLSLVNVKICFVKRSANRVAHYVARNFCFWSGCNFVEGSAPAALQTLILVDLAV, from the exons ATGTCATCATTGCATGGATTTTGGGAGCTACAATCGAATTTCGTTGCACACTTACATGAGTTGG GGTGCGAGCGTTGGTCGAAATCGGATGCAAATAAGCTCAAGATTAATGTCGATAGTGCCGTGTTTGCTGCTGAAAATGCTTATGGTTCAGGGATTGTTGTTCGGGATGATGGTAGAAGGCTAATTGAGGCTTTTGCAACTTATGTAACTGGGGATGTTCAACCCGAGTTGGCCGAGATAATGGGGATTAAGGAAGCACTCAGTTGGGTCAAGAGAAAGGGTATTCAAGATGTTGTCATTGAGTCGGATAGCCTACTTTTGATCCAAGCGTTGGATAGTTCTATTCGAATGCCTTCTTTGTTTGGTTTAATGGTTGTTGAGTGTCAAACTCTTTTACTTTCTCTTGTCAATGTTAAAATTTGTTTTGTTAAGCGATCTGCTAACAGAGTTGCACATTATGTTGCTCGCAACTTTTGTTTTTGGTCAGGTTGTAATTTTGTAGAAGGGTCAGCGCCTGCTGCTCTTCAAACTCTAATTCTTGTCGATTTGGCAGTTTAA
- the LOC115723983 gene encoding LOW QUALITY PROTEIN: polygalacturonase (The sequence of the model RefSeq protein was modified relative to this genomic sequence to represent the inferred CDS: inserted 2 bases in 1 codon), with product MAYSNNILMMKMSLFILYPLIMLILLALPTLSTSSFNVLMGFGAKPNGLTDSTDAFLRAWEAACASTEVALIYVPKGRYLVRPMDFKGPCKSPYITFRIDGTLVAPEDYQVLGGAKNWLNFQRVSGVSIVGGALDARGSAAXANPNKSCPSGATSLSITYSKDIKITGLLSLNSQMFHIVINHCENVEMRGVRIIAHGDSPNTDGIHVQLSKNVAIYNSAVGTGDDCVSIGPGTQNLWIERMACGPGHGISIGSLAKDIDEEGVQNVTVKQAVFTGTQNGIRIKSWAKPSKGFVEGVHFSNIVMRNVQNPIIIDQNYCPSHVNCPTHVTGIKINDITYKNIKGTSATTIATKFDCSSGNPCSGIKLEDVNLTFQNKPAQSLCANAKGISFGTVLPDSCLLN from the exons ATGGCTTATTCCAATAACAttttgatgatgaagatgagtcTGTTCATTTTATACCCACTAATCATGTTGATATTGTTAGCTCTTCCAACATTATCAACTTCATCTTTCAATGTTTTGATGGGGTTTGGGGCCAAACCCAATGGCCTAACTGACTCGACCGACGCATTCCTACGTGCATGGGAAGCTGCGTGTGCCTCTACAGAAGTCGCCCTCATATACGTTCCCAAGGGTAGGTATTTGGTTCGCCCAATGGACTTCAAGGGTCCATGCAAAAGCCCATATATAACCTTTCGTATTGATGGCACCCTTGTCGCCCCAGAGGACTATCAAGTGTTGGGCGGTGCTAAGAATTGGCTTAACTTCCAAAGAGTTAGCGGTGTTTCTATTGTTGGTGGTGCACTTGATGCTAGAGGCTCTGCCGC CGCCAATCCTAACAAGTCATGTCCCTCCGGAGCCACG AGTTTGAGCATTACGTACTCTAAAGACATAAAAATCACTGGATTATTGTCGTTGAACAGCCAAATGTTTCACATTGTAATAAACCATTGTGAAAATGTTGAGATGAGAGGAGTGAGAATCATTGCTCATGGTGACAGTCCCAACACCGATGGCATCCACGTTCAACTCTCCAAAAATGTTGCCATCTACAACTCCGCAGTAGGAACTGGGGACGATTGTGTTTCCATCGGCCCCGGAACTCAGAATCTCTGGATCGAACGCATGGCGTGTGGTCCTGGTCATGGCATTAGCATCGGAAGCCTAGCCAAGGACATAGATGAGGAAGGAGTCCAAAATGTGACAGTGAAACAAGCTGTTTTTACAGGTACTCAAAATGGGATTAGAATCAAATCATGGGCGAAACCTAGCAAAGGCTTTGTTGAGGGTGTTCATTTCTCAAATATCGTCATGAGAAATGTTCAAAATCCAATCATAATCGACCAAAACTATTGCCCAAGCCATGTTAATTGTCCAACTCAT GTGACTGGTATAAAGATCAATGACATAActtacaaaaacataaaaggaACATCTGCAACAACAATAGCAACAAAGTTTGATTGTAGCTCTGGAAATCCATGCAGTGGGATTAAATTGGAAGATGTGAACTTGACTTTCCAAAACAAACCAGCTCAGTCTCTTTGTGCCAATGCCAAGGGAATATCTTTTGGCACTGTTTTACCTGATAGTTgtctattaaattaa